A window from Triticum aestivum cultivar Chinese Spring chromosome 6D, IWGSC CS RefSeq v2.1, whole genome shotgun sequence encodes these proteins:
- the LOC123140984 gene encoding S-(+)-linalool synthase, chloroplastic has product MAAAHVFSVQPLHHSASPVARNDGRSGGNRAFFRPSTVICPGREPASHELSDDFDFQESVKNVQALLHHHPSRRGLLTTVDHLKRLCIDHYFQDEIETIIDSCADLIHSDNLLDATLSLRLMREAGYYVSADDVLQKFRNDNGEFNLGLSKDIRGLLSLQDISHLNMGESSLYKANEFSSKHLRFTIKYLEPNLAIYVRRSLDHPYHVSLMQYKARHHLSYLQSMPTRNMAIENLAFAEFTIKKLQHQREMQEVKRWWMDLGLAQEIPAARDQVLKWYMWPMTVLEGFCFSRYRVEITKIISMVYIVDDIFDLVATQEELSLFTEAIKTWDLAAIDSLPSYMISCYKALYTITSDIADMVRKEHGVSPINHLKKAWATLFDGFMTEGKWLSTNQVPTSEDYLRNGVVTSGAPLVFMHLFFMLGHELPEGNNDDIHRVISCPEKIMRLWDDMGSAKDESQNGLDGSYKELYQRENPHGDAEKHMLEMIGSEWEGLNRECFSGTTSTLSHSFITASLNFARMVRVMYGYDDEQKLPVLEDYTRMLLF; this is encoded by the exons ATGGCTGCTGCGCATGTCTTCTCCGTTCAGCCACTGCACCATTCGGCTTCACCGGTGGCCAGAAATGATGGCCGGAGCGGAGGCAACCGTGCCTTCTTCCGCCCATCAACGGTGATATGTCCCGGGCGGGAGCCTGCGTCACATGAGCTGTCCGATGATTTTGACTTCCAG GAAAGCGTAAAGAATGTTCAAGCATTGCTGCATCACCATCCGAGTCGACGAGGCTTATTGACCACTGTTGATCACCTCAAGCGCCTCTGCATCGACCACTATTTCCAAGACGAGATCGAGACCATCATAGACTCGTGTGCAGATCTCATCCATAGTGATAATCTGCTTGATGCAACCCTTTCCTTGAGGCTGATGCGAGAAGCTGGATATTATGTTTCGGCAG ATGATGTTCTTCAGAAGTTCAGAAACGATAATGGTGAATTCAACCTTGGGCTCAGCAAAGACATTAGAGGGTTGCTCAGCTTGCAAGACATATCACACCTCAACATGGGAGAATCATCACTCTACAAGGCAAACGAATTCTCAAGCAAGCATCTTAGATTCACAATTAAGTATTTGGAGCCAAACCTTGCAATATATGTGAGGCGGTCACTAGACCATCCCTATCATGTGAGCCTGATGCAATACAAGGCAAGGCACCATCTGAGCTACCTCCAGAGCATGCCCACTAGGAACATGGCAATTGAGAATTTGGCATTTGCAGAGTTTACGATTAAGAAGTTGCAGCATCAGAGGGAAATGCAAGAGGTTAAGAG ATGGTGGATGGATCTAGGATTGGCTCAAGAAATACCGGCTGCAAGGGACCAAGTTCTTAAGTGGTACATGTGGCCCATGACTGTCCTCGAGGGTTTCTGCTTCTCTAGATATCGGGTTGAGATCACAAAGATCATATCCATGGTCTACATTGTGGATGACATCTTTGATCTTGTCGCCACACAAGAGGAGCTTTCCCTCTTTACTGAGGCGATCAAAAC GTGGGATCTTGCTGCTATTGATTCACTGCCAAGCTACATGATATCATGTTACAAGGCTCTTTACACTATCACAAGTGATATCGCCGATATGGTCAGAAAAGAGCATGGAGTGAGCCCTATCAATCATCTCAAGAAAGCG TGGGCAACTTTGTTTGATGGATTCATGACCGAGGGGAAATGGTTATCTACTAATCAGGTTCCTACATCCGAGGACTATCTAAGAAACGGGGTTGTCACTTCAGGAGCTCCGCTTGTATTCATGCATCTTTTCTTCATGTTGGGACATGAATTACCAGAGGGCAACAATGACGACATCCATCGTGTCATCTCCTGCCCTGAAAAGATCATGAGGCTCTGGGATGACATGGGCAGTGCAAAG GATGAATCGCAAAATGGGCTGGATGGATCATACAAGGAGTTGTACCAAAGAGAAAATCCTCATGGTGACGCAGAGAAGCACATGCTGGAGATGATCGGGAGTGAATGGGAGGGTCTGAATAGGGAATGCTTCTCTGGGACAACGTCAACACTATCGCATAGCTTCATCACAGCATCACTAAACTTTGCGAGGATGGTCCGCGTGATGTATGGCTACGACGATGAGCAGAAGCTTCCAGTCCTTGAGGATTATACAAGGATGTTGCTCTTCTAA